One Polaribacter sp. KT25b DNA segment encodes these proteins:
- the rpsO gene encoding 30S ribosomal protein S15: protein MYLTKEVKESIFEKHGKGKNDTGTSEGQIALFTHRINHLTEHLKRNRKDFNTERSLVMLVGKRRSLLDYLKKSDITRYRAIIQELGIRK from the coding sequence ATGTACTTAACAAAAGAAGTAAAAGAAAGCATCTTCGAAAAACACGGTAAAGGTAAAAACGATACTGGTACTTCAGAAGGTCAAATTGCGTTATTCACACACAGAATTAACCACTTAACAGAGCATTTAAAAAGAAATCGTAAAGATTTTAACACTGAACGTTCATTAGTAATGTTAGTTGGTAAACGTAGAAGTTTATTAGATTATCTTAAAAAGTCTGATATTACTAGATATCGTGCAATTATTCAAGAATTAGGAATTAGAAAATAA
- a CDS encoding bacteriocin fulvocin C-related protein codes for MKNKTLEAKEKFGWSDKFIHDLFFATDNVVLKSKVPSIQNNSKRIIDQNPPDTCDCKFDWGCGVVSGNCLSNEGCKLNNGDCGFFGNDDCNGSCA; via the coding sequence ATGAAAAATAAGACGTTAGAAGCTAAGGAGAAGTTTGGATGGAGTGATAAATTTATTCATGATTTATTCTTCGCAACTGACAATGTGGTTTTGAAATCAAAAGTACCTTCAATTCAGAATAATTCAAAACGTATTATAGATCAAAATCCACCAGATACTTGCGATTGTAAATTTGATTGGGGTTGTGGAGTTGTAAGTGGTAATTGTTTAAGTAATGAAGGTTGTAAACTTAATAATGGTGATTGTGGTTTTTTTGGAAATGATGATTGTAATGGTAGTTGTGCTTAA
- a CDS encoding TlpA disulfide reductase family protein, with protein MIYSMSLLTLIWGIHFFRESSIIVNIIIYFIFTPLTFYLGYYLKNKHVFYKIIYPVFLVLIGVYGFTNLWYYTTNFNSRVNYNSPIMNFHNNEVRIDTIKNEVIVLDYWTTSCGVCFKKFPEFEKLYLKYKENPNVKLYAVNIPIKRDTFGSAKKMIEKYNYQFPVLYSDSDTIPKQLGFNKYPHLIILKNGKVRYNGYPALGEDNLFVNSLDDEIELLLKE; from the coding sequence ATGATTTATTCAATGTCACTTTTAACTTTAATATGGGGAATTCATTTTTTTAGAGAAAGTTCAATAATAGTTAATATTATTATCTATTTTATCTTTACTCCATTAACTTTCTATTTAGGATATTATTTAAAAAATAAACATGTTTTTTATAAAATAATATACCCAGTTTTTTTAGTTTTAATTGGTGTTTACGGTTTTACTAATTTATGGTATTATACTACAAATTTTAACTCAAGAGTAAATTATAATTCACCAATAATGAATTTTCATAATAATGAGGTAAGAATTGATACAATTAAAAATGAAGTTATTGTTTTAGATTATTGGACCACAAGTTGTGGTGTATGTTTTAAAAAATTTCCGGAATTCGAAAAGTTATATTTAAAATATAAAGAGAATCCAAATGTAAAATTATATGCTGTTAATATACCTATTAAAAGAGATACTTTTGGATCTGCAAAAAAAATGATTGAAAAATATAATTATCAATTTCCTGTTTTGTATTCAGACTCAGATACTATTCCTAAACAACTTGGATTTAATAAGTATCCTCATTTAATAATTTTAAAGAATGGGAAAGTAAGATATAATGGATACCCTGCTTTAGGAGAAGATAATCTTTTTGTTAACTCCTTAGATGATGAAATAGAATTATTGCTAAAAGAATAG
- the accD gene encoding acetyl-CoA carboxylase, carboxyltransferase subunit beta, with amino-acid sequence MTAWFKRKDKGIQTPTEEKKDTPKGLWYKTPSGKIIDTEELKKNLYVSPEDGYHVRIGSKEYFELFFDDNKFEELDANLTSKDPLKFEDTKKYPDRLKSVQEKTKLKDAVRTAVGKSLGKDLVIAAMDFAFIGGSMGSVVGEKIARAIDYSIKNKIPFLMISKSGGARMMEASLSLMQLVKTSAKLAQLAEVKIPYISLCTDPTTGGTTASYAMLGDINIAEPNALIAFAGPRVVKDTTGKDLPEGFQKSEFVLEHGFLDAIYERKELKKQVNLYIDLIQNLPIRS; translated from the coding sequence ATGACTGCTTGGTTTAAACGTAAAGACAAAGGAATTCAGACTCCTACAGAAGAAAAAAAAGATACTCCAAAAGGGCTTTGGTACAAAACTCCTAGTGGAAAAATTATTGATACCGAAGAGCTAAAAAAAAACTTATATGTTAGTCCAGAAGATGGATATCATGTAAGAATTGGTAGTAAAGAATATTTCGAGCTGTTTTTTGATGACAATAAATTTGAAGAATTAGATGCAAATCTAACCTCTAAAGATCCATTAAAGTTTGAAGACACTAAAAAATATCCAGATAGATTAAAATCTGTACAAGAAAAAACCAAATTAAAAGATGCTGTTAGAACAGCAGTTGGTAAATCTTTAGGAAAAGATTTAGTAATTGCAGCTATGGATTTTGCTTTTATTGGTGGCTCTATGGGTTCTGTTGTTGGAGAAAAAATTGCAAGAGCTATCGATTATTCTATCAAAAACAAGATTCCTTTTTTAATGATTTCTAAATCTGGAGGAGCAAGAATGATGGAAGCATCACTTTCTTTAATGCAATTGGTAAAAACATCAGCAAAATTAGCACAATTAGCAGAAGTTAAAATTCCATATATTTCTTTGTGCACCGATCCTACTACTGGTGGTACAACTGCTTCTTACGCAATGTTAGGTGATATAAATATTGCAGAACCTAATGCATTAATTGCCTTTGCAGGACCAAGAGTTGTAAAAGATACCACAGGAAAAGATTTACCAGAAGGGTTTCAAAAATCTGAATTTGTTCTAGAACACGGCTTCTTAGATGCAATTTATGAAAGAAAAGAACTAAAAAAACAAGTAAATTTATATATTGATTTAATTCAGAATTTACCAATTAGATCTTAA
- the fbaA gene encoding class II fructose-bisphosphate aldolase — protein sequence MSHNIKPGVATGKEVQAIFKLAKEKGFALPAVNVIGSDTINGVLETARDLNAPVIIQFSNGGAQFNAGKGLSNEGEKAAIAGGIAGAKHIHELAVAYGVPVILHTDHCAKKLLPWIDGLLDASEKHFAETGKPLYSSHMIDLSEEPIEENIEICKTYLARMAKMGMTLEIELGITGGEEDGVDNSDVDDSKLYTQPEEVAYAYEELLKVSPQFTIAAAFGNVHGVYKPGNVKLTPKILRNSQDFITKKYGVEENHIDFVFHGGSGSTVEEIREAIGYGVIKMNIDTDLQFAFTEGIRDYMQGKAAYLATQIGNPDGADQPNKKYYDPRKWLREGELTFKTRLKKAFEDLNNIDTL from the coding sequence ATGAGTCATAATATAAAACCTGGAGTAGCAACAGGAAAAGAAGTTCAAGCAATTTTTAAATTAGCAAAAGAAAAAGGTTTTGCTTTACCAGCAGTAAATGTTATAGGTTCTGACACTATAAATGGTGTTTTAGAAACTGCAAGAGATTTAAATGCACCCGTAATCATTCAATTTTCGAATGGTGGAGCGCAATTTAATGCAGGTAAAGGATTATCTAATGAAGGTGAAAAAGCAGCTATCGCTGGTGGTATTGCAGGTGCAAAACACATTCATGAATTAGCAGTAGCTTACGGAGTTCCTGTAATTTTACACACAGATCATTGTGCTAAAAAATTATTACCTTGGATTGACGGTTTATTAGACGCATCAGAAAAACATTTTGCAGAAACTGGTAAACCTCTTTATAGTTCTCATATGATAGATTTATCTGAAGAGCCAATTGAAGAAAACATCGAAATTTGTAAAACTTATTTAGCTAGAATGGCTAAAATGGGTATGACTTTAGAAATCGAATTAGGTATTACCGGTGGTGAAGAAGACGGTGTAGATAACTCTGATGTAGATGATTCTAAATTATACACACAACCAGAAGAAGTTGCTTATGCATACGAAGAGTTATTAAAAGTTTCTCCTCAATTTACAATTGCAGCAGCATTTGGTAATGTTCATGGAGTTTATAAACCAGGAAATGTAAAATTAACACCAAAAATTTTAAGAAATTCTCAAGATTTTATTACTAAAAAATATGGTGTTGAAGAAAATCATATCGATTTTGTATTTCACGGAGGATCTGGTTCTACAGTAGAAGAAATTAGAGAAGCTATTGGTTATGGAGTTATCAAAATGAATATTGATACTGATTTACAGTTTGCTTTTACAGAAGGAATTAGAGATTACATGCAAGGAAAAGCAGCTTATTTAGCTACTCAAATTGGTAATCCTGATGGAGCAGACCAACCAAATAAAAAATATTATGATCCAAGAAAATGGTTACGTGAAGGTGAATTAACTTTTAAAACACGTTTGAAAAAAGCATTTGAAGATTTAAATAATATAGATACATTATAA
- a CDS encoding BamA/TamA family outer membrane protein translates to MKKISFYFLLIVFLISCNSTKHVIEGEHMLNENYIFLDSVKIKGAELQKYILQKPNSRFLGLPIGLYLHNMGDHNIPKTPTKWAKKNPKSYKTVKSIFSEKQSIAYANWFINLNNWFLDYDEPEIINDVKISRTADNLWAYYKTQGYFNSKVTSKINKDSISKKASVAYYITKGEPTILDTINFKIASPVLDSIYKTSGLETLLKNGDQYKDETFRHESENIVKLFRNNGIYHFTESALGFYVDSSRTDHKTNVELLISADRLIEENDNYIEKPYKVHTIKEVNVKTDYSFTKKGEPIKDTVLYKGIKFLSYDKLRYNPKYLAQSIFLKPNEVYKDTLSNLTRTHLKSLKNFKSTNIIYSSVPDTDDELIMEIRLAPLEKFTLGLETELTHSNIRNIGTSAKFSITNRNTFKGAELLKMSLLGSWFNSNNGPGWEFGADVSLEIPRLVAPFGLNKLVPKEMSPRTLFSIGSSLQKNIGLDRQTFSFLTDYKWQFNYKKTIQLEVLNTQYVKNLNIGSFFDIYSSEFENLDEVAEVYDNVKNTSNYPLPTDESQSIESVKFMNAVTNDSSFKTSNPDEYNTATNILNRYNIITSDFLIPVLAFSYTYNNQTNFKDSDFSFFKIRVANSGNVLGLLSDKTNIHDKKTFLNIPLAQYFKTDIEYKKFWDLGNSSVFGLRTFLGAIVTYDNSDIPFTKSYFAGGSNDIRAWQTYELGPGSRNTGLEYNVGSFKFLSSLEYRFDVFSRLKGALFVDAGNIWDISGSSLVDDDSKLTGFDSVKDIAVGSGFGARLDFSFLIVRLDIGFKTYEPYLESNKWFRNYNFSNAVYNIGINYPF, encoded by the coding sequence ATGAAAAAAATATCGTTTTATTTTTTATTAATTGTCTTTTTAATTTCGTGTAATTCTACAAAACACGTTATCGAAGGAGAACACATGTTAAATGAAAATTATATTTTTTTAGATAGCGTAAAAATAAAAGGTGCAGAATTACAAAAATACATATTACAAAAACCAAATTCTCGTTTTTTAGGGCTTCCTATAGGTTTATATCTTCATAATATGGGAGATCATAACATACCAAAAACACCTACAAAATGGGCTAAGAAAAACCCAAAATCTTACAAAACTGTTAAAAGTATTTTTTCTGAAAAACAAAGTATTGCCTACGCAAATTGGTTTATAAATCTAAATAATTGGTTTTTAGATTATGATGAACCAGAAATAATTAACGACGTTAAAATAAGCAGAACGGCAGATAATTTGTGGGCTTATTATAAAACTCAAGGATATTTTAATTCGAAAGTAACTTCTAAAATTAATAAAGATTCTATCAGTAAAAAAGCTTCGGTTGCATATTATATTACAAAAGGAGAACCTACAATTTTAGATACTATTAATTTTAAAATAGCTTCGCCAGTTTTAGATTCTATTTATAAAACTTCTGGTTTAGAAACGCTGTTAAAAAACGGCGATCAATATAAAGATGAAACTTTTAGACATGAATCAGAAAATATTGTTAAGCTTTTTAGAAATAATGGAATTTATCATTTTACAGAATCTGCATTAGGTTTTTATGTAGATTCAAGCAGAACAGATCATAAAACAAACGTAGAATTATTAATTTCTGCTGATAGACTAATTGAAGAAAACGATAACTATATCGAAAAACCATATAAGGTTCATACTATAAAAGAAGTAAATGTAAAAACAGATTATTCTTTTACAAAAAAAGGAGAACCCATAAAAGACACAGTTCTCTATAAGGGAATTAAATTTTTATCATACGATAAGCTAAGGTATAATCCAAAATATTTAGCACAGTCTATTTTCTTAAAACCAAACGAAGTTTACAAAGACACATTAAGCAACTTAACAAGAACACATTTAAAATCTTTAAAGAATTTTAAATCCACAAACATTATTTATTCTTCAGTTCCAGATACAGATGATGAGTTAATAATGGAAATCCGTTTAGCGCCTTTAGAAAAATTTACTTTAGGTTTAGAAACAGAATTAACACACTCTAATATTAGAAATATTGGAACATCAGCAAAATTTTCTATTACCAATAGAAACACTTTTAAAGGTGCTGAGCTGCTAAAAATGTCTCTTTTGGGTTCTTGGTTTAATTCTAATAATGGTCCTGGTTGGGAATTTGGTGCAGATGTTTCTTTAGAAATACCAAGACTCGTAGCTCCTTTTGGATTAAATAAATTAGTACCCAAAGAAATGTCGCCAAGAACATTATTTTCTATTGGTTCAAGTTTGCAAAAAAATATTGGTTTAGACAGGCAAACGTTTTCTTTTTTAACTGATTATAAGTGGCAATTTAATTATAAGAAAACCATACAATTAGAAGTCTTAAATACTCAATATGTAAAAAATTTAAATATTGGTAGTTTCTTTGACATCTATAGCTCTGAATTTGAAAATTTAGACGAAGTAGCAGAAGTCTACGACAATGTAAAAAACACAAGTAATTACCCTCTTCCTACGGATGAATCACAGTCTATAGAATCTGTAAAATTCATGAATGCTGTTACAAACGACAGTAGTTTTAAAACATCAAATCCTGATGAATACAACACAGCAACTAACATATTAAATAGATATAATATAATTACCTCAGATTTTTTAATTCCCGTATTAGCGTTTTCATATACTTACAATAATCAAACAAATTTTAAAGACAGCGATTTTTCTTTTTTTAAAATTAGAGTTGCAAACTCTGGAAACGTTTTAGGCTTACTGTCTGATAAGACAAATATTCATGACAAAAAAACATTTTTAAACATTCCGTTGGCACAATATTTTAAAACGGATATTGAGTATAAAAAATTCTGGGATTTAGGTAATAGTTCAGTTTTTGGACTAAGAACCTTTTTAGGAGCAATAGTTACCTATGATAATTCTGATATTCCTTTTACTAAAAGTTATTTTGCTGGTGGATCGAATGATATTAGAGCTTGGCAAACATACGAATTAGGTCCAGGAAGTAGAAATACAGGCTTAGAATACAATGTTGGTAGTTTTAAATTTTTATCTAGTTTAGAATACAGGTTTGATGTTTTTAGTAGATTAAAAGGTGCTTTATTTGTTGATGCTGGAAATATTTGGGATATTTCTGGTTCTAGCCTTGTAGATGATGATTCTAAACTTACTGGTTTTGATTCTGTAAAAGACATTGCAGTTGGTTCTGGTTTTGGCGCAAGATTAGATTTTAGCTTTTTAATTGTGCGTTTAGATATTGGTTTTAAAACCTATGAACCTTATTTAGAAAGTAATAAATGGTTTAGAAATTATAATTTCTCTAATGCCGTTTATAATATAGGAATCAACTATCCTTTCTAA
- a CDS encoding RNA methyltransferase, with protein sequence MSISKNQLKTITSLSQKKYRQKYKLFIAEGVKVVNELLNSSFKIDTLFATDDFKTDISSDKIIRISDKELQKISNLKTPNKVLGLFMIPDEKPLQKNGLSIALDAINDPGNLGTIIRLCDWFGVTQLLCSRETVDCYNQKVVQASMGSLTRISIKYVDLKMYLIETKLPIFIADMDGENVYKSTLPKEAILVMGNEANGVSDELKTLIKNKISIPRFGETQETESLNVATATAILLSEFKRSY encoded by the coding sequence ATGAGCATTTCAAAAAATCAACTTAAAACTATAACAAGTTTATCTCAAAAAAAGTATAGACAAAAATATAAATTATTTATTGCTGAAGGTGTTAAAGTTGTAAATGAATTGCTAAATTCTTCTTTTAAAATTGATACGCTATTTGCTACTGATGATTTTAAAACTGATATTTCATCAGATAAAATAATTAGAATTTCTGATAAAGAATTACAAAAAATCAGCAATTTAAAAACGCCAAATAAAGTATTAGGATTATTTATGATTCCTGATGAAAAACCACTTCAAAAAAACGGATTATCGATTGCTTTAGATGCTATAAATGATCCTGGTAATTTAGGTACAATTATTCGTTTGTGCGATTGGTTTGGTGTTACTCAATTACTTTGTTCTAGAGAAACTGTAGATTGTTACAATCAAAAAGTTGTACAAGCAAGTATGGGGTCTTTAACTAGAATTTCTATTAAATATGTTGATTTAAAAATGTATTTAATAGAGACCAAATTGCCAATTTTTATTGCTGATATGGATGGTGAAAATGTTTATAAATCAACATTACCAAAAGAAGCAATTTTAGTTATGGGTAACGAAGCAAATGGGGTTTCTGATGAATTAAAAACACTTATTAAAAACAAAATTTCTATTCCAAGATTTGGAGAAACTCAAGAAACTGAAAGTTTAAATGTTGCTACTGCAACTGCTATTTTATTGAGCGAATTTAAGCGTAGTTATTAA
- a CDS encoding porin family protein, whose translation MNKKVLLFGVFLMISNAFYAQRERVENIPTFDEKKIHYGFYLGLNQNDFKLNLRNSIFDDADITVEPTSGFNVGLIADLRLHKNLNLRLEPGLVSNSKNIYFNHLDTKQDSVREIGSTYLHVPVIFKFSTDRYKNIRPYILGGISYNYNFSSNENNQDDNSSGQFRMTTHNFMYEVGLGIDIYLYYFKFSPSIRGIFAINNEIKYDDDPDSQWTAPINYMGTRGVFLTFAFE comes from the coding sequence ATGAATAAAAAAGTATTACTTTTTGGTGTTTTTCTAATGATTTCTAATGCATTTTACGCACAAAGAGAACGTGTAGAAAATATACCAACGTTTGATGAAAAAAAAATACATTATGGTTTTTACCTTGGTTTAAATCAGAATGATTTTAAACTAAATTTAAGAAATAGTATTTTTGACGATGCAGATATTACAGTTGAACCTACCTCGGGTTTTAATGTAGGTTTAATTGCAGATTTACGTTTACACAAAAACCTAAATCTACGTTTAGAACCAGGTTTAGTAAGTAATTCTAAAAATATTTACTTTAATCATTTAGACACAAAACAAGACAGCGTTAGAGAAATTGGATCAACTTATTTACATGTTCCTGTAATTTTTAAATTTAGCACAGACAGATATAAAAATATTCGCCCGTATATATTAGGTGGTATTTCTTATAATTACAATTTTTCTAGTAATGAAAATAATCAAGATGATAATTCTTCTGGACAATTTAGAATGACAACTCATAATTTTATGTACGAAGTTGGACTAGGAATTGACATTTATCTGTATTACTTTAAGTTTTCACCTTCAATACGTGGAATTTTTGCCATTAATAATGAGATAAAATATGATGATGACCCAGACAGTCAATGGACAGCTCCGATAAACTACATGGGAACTCGTGGTGTTTTTCTAACTTTTGCTTTTGAGTAA
- the ubiE gene encoding bifunctional demethylmenaquinone methyltransferase/2-methoxy-6-polyprenyl-1,4-benzoquinol methylase UbiE has protein sequence MSAEKINPYKDSQLGKKEQVTQMFDNISENYDGLNRVISLGIDVKWRKKVVEIVGKNNPKQILDIATGTGDLALMMASLNPDKIVGLDISAGMLEVGKRKIAKVNLSEKIEMIVGDSEEMPFDDNTFDAITVSFGVRNFAHLNKGITEIARVLKPTGVLVILETSNPTKFPFKQGYKFYTNYILPIIGKLFSKDKVAYSYLSESANSFPFGEAFNNILQKNGFTNTKHKPVTFGVATIYTASK, from the coding sequence ATGTCAGCAGAAAAAATAAATCCATACAAAGATTCTCAACTAGGTAAAAAAGAACAGGTTACACAAATGTTCGATAATATTTCTGAAAATTACGATGGCTTAAACAGAGTTATTTCTTTAGGAATTGATGTAAAATGGCGTAAAAAAGTAGTGGAAATTGTTGGTAAAAACAATCCGAAACAAATTTTAGATATCGCTACAGGTACTGGAGATTTAGCACTAATGATGGCTTCTTTAAATCCTGATAAAATTGTTGGTTTAGACATTTCTGCAGGAATGCTTGAGGTTGGAAAACGAAAAATTGCAAAAGTAAATTTATCAGAAAAAATAGAAATGATTGTTGGCGATTCTGAAGAAATGCCTTTTGATGACAATACTTTTGACGCTATTACGGTTTCTTTTGGTGTTCGTAATTTTGCACATTTAAACAAAGGAATTACAGAAATTGCACGAGTTTTAAAACCTACTGGAGTTTTAGTTATTTTAGAAACTTCAAACCCAACAAAATTTCCTTTTAAACAAGGGTATAAATTTTATACAAATTATATTCTTCCAATTATTGGTAAATTATTCTCTAAAGACAAAGTTGCTTATTCATATTTATCAGAATCTGCAAATTCTTTTCCTTTTGGAGAAGCTTTCAACAATATTTTACAAAAAAATGGGTTTACAAATACAAAGCATAAACCTGTAACTTTTGGAGTTGCTACAATTTATACCGCAAGCAAATAA
- a CDS encoding NifU family protein, with the protein MQETKITIQETTNNTILKFNSTTILINGGSYEFSNIDEAKNSPLAQELFYLPFVKKIFITANFIAIQRYDIVEWIDVQEEVAEQIEAYIADGNIVVNEKTSSTKKEAIEVYAEVTPNPAVMKFGTNKALTQTDVEYKNIDEASKSSPLAQAIFNFPFVKEVFISDNYISITKYDMVEWKEVFAEVRTFIREYLVDGKIIIKEIPKQNTENNTAIETPIVALEGISAQISDILDEYIKPAVAGDGGNIAFRSYNEETKVVSVVLQGACSGCPSSTATLKNGIESLLMEMLPNQISEVIALNG; encoded by the coding sequence ATGCAAGAGACAAAAATTACCATACAAGAAACTACAAATAACACCATATTAAAATTTAATAGTACAACAATTTTAATAAATGGTGGTAGTTATGAATTTTCTAATATTGATGAAGCTAAAAACTCTCCTTTAGCACAAGAATTATTTTATTTACCTTTCGTAAAAAAGATATTTATAACTGCTAATTTCATTGCAATTCAACGTTATGACATTGTAGAATGGATTGATGTTCAAGAAGAAGTTGCAGAACAAATAGAAGCTTATATTGCAGACGGAAATATTGTTGTAAACGAAAAAACTTCATCAACCAAAAAAGAAGCGATTGAAGTTTATGCAGAAGTTACACCAAATCCTGCAGTAATGAAATTTGGAACAAACAAAGCATTAACACAAACAGATGTTGAATATAAAAACATTGATGAAGCAAGCAAATCATCGCCTTTAGCTCAAGCAATATTCAACTTTCCTTTTGTAAAAGAAGTTTTTATTTCTGATAATTATATTTCTATTACAAAATATGACATGGTAGAATGGAAAGAGGTTTTTGCTGAAGTAAGAACTTTTATTCGTGAATATTTAGTAGATGGAAAGATAATTATTAAAGAAATTCCGAAACAAAATACAGAAAACAATACAGCTATAGAAACTCCAATTGTAGCACTTGAAGGAATTTCTGCACAGATTTCTGATATTTTAGACGAATACATAAAACCTGCTGTTGCTGGTGATGGAGGAAATATTGCTTTTCGTTCTTATAATGAAGAAACCAAAGTTGTAAGTGTTGTTTTACAAGGCGCTTGTAGTGGTTGCCCTTCATCTACTGCAACTTTAAAAAACGGAATAGAATCCTTGTTAATGGAAATGTTACCAAATCAAATTAGTGAAGTTATTGCCTTAAATGGTTAG
- a CDS encoding OmpP1/FadL family transporter, with product MKRFFTIAALFATIFVSNSQSLGYEGLGIMFSQNDNNGSARFTAMSGAFGALGGDISSINVNPAGLSVFNNSEFSGTFNSRNSNITSTYYGNSRTTQDQFINLSNAGAVLVFDSAYSKDWSKFAIGVNYKITKDFADSFLSEGNSNITTFSEYPLDTNTPALVYDIADGQRFNNTYTGELSEINIGFSSVHQNKLHLGASLNFYDLNFSQRSTLTEFNSDVNGNELDANLYQENFTAGSGFSMNIGFIYKANQNFRFGLSYQTPTWFTELQEETNIIDNDGFFGDTEITVSEDNLIYDNTAGGYYPFQSLIYKLKTPSKLTASAAIIFGKNGLLSLDYTNKNYKSINLSGADFSAENQSFQDNYRNTNNFNLGTEWRFDRFSIRGGYMFEQNPDKSAIDSDNLEGYSLGAGYNFGNFKLDFSFTDNNKTSVYNFYQGFNVNPTNLDLNNKIFTTTLTLAL from the coding sequence ATGAAAAGATTTTTTACAATAGCGGCTTTGTTCGCGACAATATTTGTGTCTAATTCTCAATCTTTAGGCTATGAAGGTTTAGGAATTATGTTTTCTCAAAATGACAATAATGGTTCGGCGCGTTTTACAGCAATGAGCGGTGCATTTGGAGCTTTAGGAGGTGACATATCTTCAATTAATGTAAATCCTGCAGGTTTATCTGTTTTTAATAATAGTGAATTTTCTGGAACATTTAATTCAAGAAATTCTAATATTACTTCGACATATTATGGTAATTCTAGAACAACTCAAGATCAATTTATAAACCTATCTAATGCAGGTGCCGTTTTAGTTTTTGATAGTGCTTATAGTAAAGATTGGAGTAAGTTTGCAATTGGTGTTAACTATAAAATTACCAAAGATTTTGCAGATAGCTTTCTATCAGAAGGTAATAGTAATATTACTACTTTTTCTGAATACCCTTTAGACACTAACACCCCAGCTCTTGTTTATGATATTGCAGATGGGCAACGTTTTAACAATACTTATACGGGAGAATTAAGCGAAATAAACATTGGTTTTTCTTCTGTACATCAAAATAAACTACATTTAGGAGCAAGTTTAAATTTTTATGATCTTAATTTTAGTCAAAGATCTACTCTAACAGAGTTTAATAGCGATGTAAATGGTAATGAGTTAGATGCAAATTTATATCAAGAAAATTTTACTGCAGGCTCTGGTTTTTCTATGAATATAGGTTTTATTTACAAAGCAAATCAAAATTTTAGATTTGGGTTATCCTACCAAACTCCAACTTGGTTTACAGAACTTCAAGAGGAAACTAACATTATAGATAATGATGGCTTTTTTGGTGATACAGAAATTACTGTAAGCGAAGACAATTTAATATATGATAACACTGCTGGTGGCTACTACCCTTTTCAATCATTAATTTATAAATTAAAAACCCCAAGTAAATTAACTGCAAGTGCTGCTATTATTTTTGGTAAAAACGGATTATTAAGTTTAGATTATACTAATAAAAACTACAAAAGCATTAACCTTTCTGGAGCAGATTTTTCTGCAGAAAACCAATCATTTCAGGATAATTACAGAAATACAAACAACTTTAACTTAGGTACAGAATGGCGTTTTGATAGATTTAGCATAAGAGGTGGTTATATGTTTGAACAAAACCCAGATAAATCTGCTATAGATTCTGATAATTTAGAAGGTTATTCTCTAGGTGCTGGTTACAACTTTGGCAATTTTAAATTAGACTTTTCTTTTACAGACAACAACAAAACATCGGTTTACAACTTTTACCAAGGCTTTAATGTAAACCCAACGAACTTAGATTTAAACAACAAAATATTTACAACAACGCTTACTTTGGCTTTATAA